A window of Rhododendron vialii isolate Sample 1 chromosome 11a, ASM3025357v1 genomic DNA:
CACTTTTTTGTGCAAGAGCTAGTTTCATCAGCATTCACCCATCCATAGACTTTACCAAAATTGAACTCTGAATTATAGTCAGAGACTTCTCAAACCCCATTGCCACTTTAAATGGTGCGTGGATAATCAAATGTCCATATGATTGCCGACaatgaaaagaaacaagagaaaccacaaaataaaattcaatttggaATCGACCATATTTTTCTCTAAAAGGGATTGCAACGGCAGGTTGGCAACTGAGTTCGCAATACGTGGTTCTGTATAGATATTGCAGCAACTATTATCCGGACAATACCAAGGCCAGAGTTAAATAAATGGTAGGTAGTGTAAGATAACAAGGACCCATGGTCTATACGTCCTTAACTTGGGCCTTTTGCAATGCAAAATTTTGTTCTGCATAACTATTTTATAGAGCAAGAGCTAAACTCAAGGCTCCGAAGTATTTTGTTGAGACTTGACACAAATTGATCTAAGGTGAGGTTACAACTAATCCAGAGTCCCATGCAAAATTTGCTCTGCCAGAGCAAGTCTATAGAACAGTGGTGTACCGGTGCCACATTGACCCGATATATGGAAGGGGATTCACAACTCAGTCACTACCCTAATCAGAAAAGGTTAATTAAACAGACTAGTAACAAATGAAGATCCTACTTTATAATCCAATGTTATGAAAAAGAGTGAGCGGTGAGCCATGCAACAACATGGTGGGAGCAAGGGTATATTAGAAGTAAATTGCTTTATCATGTGCCATAACGGATCGCTTCACATATAAGGACCTAAAAGGGTCTTTCATAAGCAGAAATAGACGTATGTTAATGGCACCATAGGATACCAGCCTGATAATGTCAAATAAAGATTTCCCAGCATAGATGATGAATAAAACGAAATGTTTAACAAACACAAACTGCATTCACGGAATCAATCAAATTCAATATCCTAAAACAGTAAAGATTCAAACTTGAACTCATGGCCATTTAGTTTGGAGTTTGAAGTATTTTATTTGATCGGCCCGTATTAGCATAACATTGACCACTAAGATCAGGTTCGAAACCTTTCATTTTTGGCTCAGGAGCTTTGCTCTTGCTCACATATGCTGGTCCAAACACGTAAGTTATAAAAACGTTGACCAAACAAAATCCTATTCAAGTTTTATTTCTaaataagagaaaaatgcaacCAATGCCAAAGAATTAACTATATTGAAAAAGTTGACATTAATAAATAGAAATCAATGTAAATTCACAATTATAAACAATAGCAATATTGATGAcgcttttttattttggtaatgcATGTTTCCCACAGCCATTTCGCATGCTtactaagaagaagaagatgacgaCGAAACAAACAATCGAAtttcctcaagaaaactcctctCCTTGGGCCTCTCATCCCTCCTCACATACTCCCTCGCCTTCTTCTCCGTATACTCCCCAAACCCCACCTTCCCATTCCTCCTCCACATCTCCTCCCCAAAACTCCGGTTCAAGTAATACGCCTCCGCCTCCACCACCGCTCCTCCTTCTCCGTCTTCTCTATCTTTGATGAGCCGAACCGGGAACCGCTCGTAGTGGCCGACGGTGACGCCTTCGAGCTCGTCGATTCGGGCCAGCCCGGGGTCCGAGACCCCGTAGAGTTCGCCGCGGATCGGGTGACGACCCGGCCCGGCCGGGAGGTTGAGGAGGAAGGGGACACCGTAGGGTCCACAGACGAGAGGTAGTTCGTCGAGGGTGCGGTACCTGCCGAGGTAGACCGCGTCGTTTGACGAGATGAGATGTTGCATGAGGTTGTGGTTGGCGAAGCCGCGCTTCAGAGTGCCGTAGGAGAAGATTAGGCTGCGTTTGGCTTCGGGTTTCACTGTTATTTCCATCGTCGTCTCTCCAGTTCCGCTTCCAACAAAACAACTAGAGAGAGCGAGTGCACAAGAAAGGATTGAGACTGAGCTCCCGTCCAGACAGTCCAGTGTTAACATCCCCCATCTAGTCCACGGCCATTTGTGGACTCTTTTCGAGACCAAAACAATGACAGAATTGTTCATATTTTAGAGCTCGTTTGACCATGACCATGTTAAATATTACGAGTTGATCGGATACTGTTTGATATCATtttaaaatgcattaagttttagataattgtgtcaaatgagtgcaattttgtGTTTCATTTCGAAATCATACCAAACGGTATCTAATCTAACAgaatttttgatgtaattaGTGAGCCCTAAAATGTGAACGATTTCAATTAGGGATTAATATTTCGGGCTCTTCTCAAACCCACAAATGGTCCAAACTGAACTAGACCGGAGGGGTAGCACTGGACGGGAGCTAAGTCCCACAAGAAATCGCCTGTACCAAGAAACCTATGTACTCATGTACTTTGGGTCGTTAGATAgtgtgagaatttttttttatattttgtacaATTTTTATGCGATTCAACAGTCGAAAATTCCTCAATAATTATACAGAGTTACATAGGAATTTCGGTATTTGAGGGAGAGGCAAGGTTTTGAAAATCGTACCAGCTAGAGTACCAAGTTGTtgagttggtaaaaaaaattttgttagtggaaaccacatggtaaaatgcgttaagtttttagtgttttttgttagtcaaaacgagatggtaaaatgcattaagtttttagtgttttttattaatgaaaacgGGTACCGTCCGGTATTTGTTTGGGATCGTATGGTATTTACCAATATTGTTTGGTATTAgatgaataaaataaatttaaaagtagtccaGTACTGTCCGATACTAACCAGTACGGTACAGAATTCATAACCCTGAGGAGAGAGATCGTTTCAATTATAGTTGGCTGGGAATGGGCCGGTGAGAGCTTGTAAGTCTAGGAGGTGATCCAACAAAATTGAATGGATTATACCACCCCACAAAACCCATATGTACATGGGATAGGTACACATAGCAGTACACTCTATACATTGAGGTGTTTTAGCCTTCTATAATTGCCTTTAAGAAAAGGGCTTTTTACCTTTAGgtccagaaaataaaaagtactacGTAATTCCTAGCAAGTCTCATTTAATTAATGAAacactaaaatcctatgaaagtgcttaaaaccctaaaccctaaaagtGTCTAATCCCTAAGGCACccaatgaaagtgcctaaaccgtaaggtaccctataaaaatgcctaaacccctagggtaccctatgaaagtgcaaaCCGCTAAAACcatataataggaaagtgcaccctaaaacccttatgaaagtgcctaagaCTAAACCCTGGGGCTCTATGCAAGttcctaaacctaaaccctagggtatcctaaaccATAAAACCCGAAAGTACCCTAAAATGCTAGGAAACCCTAAAACCATAGTGTATCTTAAGATTTTAGGTCACCCAAGGGtactagggtaccctaaaaccctaacaTATCCTAAAACTCTAAGGtgacacttccattaatgggaaatgtatttttgtaaaagtagACTTAATGATAATTAAGTATTCCATCTATtcttaatgaaaatttgatgtcacttttctgtacttagaggtaaaaaTCTGTTAAGAAAGTTAAAAGTACCAACTTCAACTACGGTCCATTGGGCTTGGGCCTTTAGTAAATTGCCTTTGAGGTTGTGTAGACACCACAATCTGGGCTtccgaataatctttaagttctccgatgatgaaataaggaaaaatatactttCGAGGCTTGGATTGTTGCTCATTTGTtactccttctctaaacctcaagaaaaTTCCTTTTCCAAACATGTAGGGTTGTtactccttctctaaacctcaagaaaaTACCTTTTCCAAACATGTAGGGTAGCCCCCGgttcaattgcaaagagaaaaatgcatttttgtagtcaaaaataactttttccatGACACACTGATGGTAAAATGGACATatatttcaatgtataaaacgtCTTTGAGTGAAATCAATTGGATTAGAAAGAGGActtgacaagctttccaacgcttcaaACCACGCCCAAATCCGAGTTCAGGAATATCCGGAGCGCCCCCGCGAAGTTTGATGTGCTATGTTGACACACAATACCACGCGGCGTTTGAAAGCGTCTCGCGGCATTTCAGAAACGCCACGCGGCATttcagaaaattccaaaaaaatcactccACCACACGAAATTTCAATATATAGCACGGCATTTCTCTTTATGTTGCGTGGCGTTTTGGGAAAAAGTTCTGACAGTTGCAGAAAGTTGTCGACCACGCTTGCAGGTgcagagaataaattttattcAGCCCAGAAGCTACCTCTCCTCTTTGTAGTGTTCATCTTTGGcttttttgcctataaatacacccccccCTCTAGTTAAGAAGTACCCTTCAACTCCAAATAAAGTTACTCTGCCATTTTCtagactctcactctctctctctctaaaaatacccccattcttcttctcctcttaagTTCAATAAACTACTGACTTAGAAGGACCTACACCTCAAAGCATCCAAACAACCCCACATTCTTCAATCCCTATTCAAgcttttcaaatccaaatcaactttcattcctccatcttcaagTACATCCAAGCTTCGatcaaaagatataaacaaattTCCTgggctaaaccacgtttagctTTGAGGGGGAGCCGATCGAGGCCCTTCTCAGTCTTTCTATTCCGAGTTTGGGTCTCAAATgagctttatattcaaaaagcacaaaaaaaaaaaaaattctataccGGATACACTGCACCTTGCGGCATTTTACAACTCTGCACGGCGTAGTGTGTTACACCGTGCagtattttatttcttgtacatATTTCTTCTTATGTTATTCTGTTTAGTTTGTTTACTGCTTTTTTGTGCGGATACATTCTAGAATCATGTttcatcactacaagaaaaatgaaaattagtgacgaaaaagtggcgacgaaatttaattttgtcactaaatgagtatatttggcgacgaaaaaataaattcgtcactattttgataactttcgtaacgaaataatttcgtcactaattatgcctgtttagcgacgaaaaaaatattttcgtcactaaaggtacccatttggcgataaaatacatttttcgtcgctgaaagtttaaaaaaggtgacaaaattatttttcgtcgccaaagataatcatttggtgacaaaaaatatatttcgtcgccaaatttgagcaatttagtaacgaaatatttttttcgtcaccaaatgcttaactttggtgacgaaaaataatttcgtcaccattttaacgctttcagtgacaaaaaatatatttcgttgtcaaatgggtacctttcgtgacgaaatttatgaattacgctttgtcactaaatgtatttcggatataactctttactaatatctccgattgagataattcaaattgggtttgaacaataactcaattgcctacaactttcatgtttataaaaattgctaattttaatatttaaaggtccaaaattacattcgaaatatattttcatgttaaacatatgtgttatatattagatatttcaaatatttactgaaaagtgtgtgtagtgcagttggttggaacttgcgcgaaaaactcaaaggactcgggttcgaaacccagcaggagcaagaaagatggattttttttcccatatgaaaacatcttttgcaaagaaaaatttcgtcaccgatttcttatattagtgacaaaaaatttcgtcaccaatgtgacccatcggtgacgaatttttttgtcgtcaaaaagcacaataagtgaggaaaaattttttgtcaccaattattcacattttgatgacgaaatatttcgtcatcaaaaggcactataggtgacgaaaaataaatttcgtcaccaggtaggaatcctcgacaacctttagtcgacaaattttttttcgtcacctatattatttgtgacgaaaaacatgcaatttgtgacgattttcattcgtcacccaattgaatttttcttgtagtgcatgttaaaagtcatatttttgactttattaaatctttcaacatttcaaaaagtttttaacATTATTTTACATGGTAACATGAACAAAATGGTCTCGTAATTCATTTTTCAGAGATTCAAAAAAGggataaaaaactattttgcggacctatgtttgttttgtcatgtaaaaGCGAACTGATTCTGGAAAGCATTGACAGGTACACCGCACGGTGGTTTAGTCACACCGTGTGATGTATTCGGTCCATCGCGCGGTATTCCATATGATATTGGCAGACTGCTGTAAAGttgttatttcattttttgtacatTGCTCATCCATTTCATACTATACAGTTCGcaccacaagcacgtcaatgtgttaTGTTAAACCCCATGTCCCTTTCCCGTACGtgttttaatcaaagttaagtttttcaaacgatattaaatcccccattaaaaatgtttagtagagaccggtctTTACCGGACGAGCGAGGTGCTtgtcaacaaaaccttccccgttCGCAagtaacgtggctcccgaacccaaagtctcaatattttcgctagatcaaaagtctttttctctcaaacaaactatcagtttctcggatcatccatctcaaaaatcagAGTAGCGACTCTTTGATCGCGCCGGACTAGGGAGCCCACAGGCCGGTAGGGATCATGCTTGTTACTCATACGACATTTACTTTCCTTCTTCAAGTGTCCAGCCACTTTGGGGTAGCCCCGCCTGTGGTGATTACACAGACTTCCATTAGGGAGGTGCTCCCAAATCTTCAATTTTCTATTGTAGAGGTTGTGGATGCGCGCCCCATTGGGGCCTTTGGGGGTAATCTTCGTCCCATTTTCTCGTATTGTAGGACCTAACGATTGTGGTAAAAAGAAAAGACTGGAGAGGGTCTCCTTTTACTTGTTTGCTAGAGGGAAATAGTTGGATGTAAAACTCTCGGAGTAGTCATGGATCGATGAAGAATTACAGAGTGGATTCAATGACTTCAAATTTTGTtccactacttttttttttatcagcaataattaatttcattaactcataaaCACGAAGTTTACAAAGATAATAGGAGCTTGGATACACCGGCCTGACCATCCAAGACCCTCTTCTTCAAACCACACGGAGGAATTGAAATAGGCCCAACAGGTTGAGCCTAAACCAAGATACACCCAATGGGACAAAGTCCACACCTAAAATAGGCTTAAAAGCCCAAATCAATACAATTCAGCACAAACAAAGGCCAAGCCCAGTCCAAAAACCGAGCCCAGCCCAAACACCAcaacctaaccctaaacccaaccaaggacCAGCAGGAGAGAAATGCATTAGCACCTTCGTCTGGCGAGATCTAATCCTAGCAGGACCCCGGTGGTCCACCGAGACCAAAAGGAACTTTTATTTGTGAGCCCATTTAGAAGAAGTGAAAAAACAGGAGGAGGAAAAACCAAGGAAAATGAGAAAACTTTAATTAACATTGCTTCTTGCCAGTGGTGGATCTGGAAATCTCTTACAGATGAGTCACCTTTAGAGCATAAAGTTAATAAAAATTCTCGTAATCTTATATAACGACACCATGCATTCAGGAAAAAATTATATCGAGTACAAAAAATGTTAACCATTCTTTATAGAGCACAAAACTTTGAACTTAAACATActaaaacattaaaaaatattttgtatcTTAATATTTGTATTTGATGAATGTGTGGCATTATGGTATTGCTTCTATCTAGCAATCGCTGGGTGGAGTTCGACTCCCACTAgctaaaagaatttttttaatttcaacgTTTCAGCATcatcaaaataaaagaaaaacagcacTAGACGTTGCGGGGTTTCGAACTGTCGAACATGCGAGTAGACAAGCAAGCCTTTCCCGCTGGTACAAGATGCCTCACACGTTGTATTTTCGGCAATTTTATATATTTACTTAagtttttgggttaaaaaaaaatatcccaatAATTTCAGCCTTTCAAGTGGGTTGTGCCTTGCTGAATCCGCCCCTGCTTCTTGCCAAATTTCTAAGAAGGTTCATGTTCATAACAAAGAGTTGATTGCATAAGTGGGCTGAAATCGGACCCAAACGCAATAAGCATGAGCTAGCGTATTGGTCATCTTGTGCATGAAATTGTACTGTAATAGGCGGCAACCCCGGGGAGTGCTGTGCAATCTCAACcttccaaaagtattttggatggtctaaatttaaaaaaaaaaacttttccggaGAAGAGTTAACGAAAAGTTTATTTGAAATCTGAACTATTGATTGTCGAAACGAACGGTCTGAAAAGTGCACAACACACCCCCAATTCAATAGGCGGGGGTTTCCACAAGTATGCTTATGTTTTAAGAACACATATATTTTGAAAGTTATTGATGATCACGCAATATCCCAGCCAGTTTCAGTTTACATGTGTGTTTAATATTTATGCTACAAATTAGCAAATATGAAAAGCATATGCCAAAGGGAAATatattttgaaaggttgatctAGTAATTTGAGTAAGAGTATAACAAGAAGTAATAAGTTTATTCGGTCGATTTAACTTTCactgtaaataatttttttttgggtcactGAAGTTTAACTGTTAACTTCAAAGCTCTTGATTAGTTAAAGTGCATACACACAGTGGCGGACCCAGGAATTCGACATAGTGGGGcacaaattttctttgtaatgCCGTAATATATGAGTTACAGTTAAGCACATTCACAcccaaataattttaattagcattcatgataatgtaataattttaaagtatatatgtattttaataacaaGCTACTTGGGCAAATTTGTGCATTTCGACTATATgcattaaaacaaaattatcacatgttcatcatctatttttctattattacCTCTAAAAGTACAAGTTTCGGGAACCAAAAATGTACAAATACAATGTGCGAATTCATATTGAGTACTATACAAATGATTGGAGACATTGGAGAGTGGAGAAAACCTTGGTTGTGAAAgagttggattttgaaaaaaaccaaaaaaagttgAGGGAGTGGTCCAATGGGACTCGAACTCGCAATATTCCTTTGCCATGGCCTGTGTACAAATACAATTTGCGAATTCATATTGAGTACTACACAAATGATTGTAGACGTTGGAGAGTGGAGAAAACCTTGGTTGTGAAAgagttggattttgaaaaaaaccaaaaaaggttGAGGGAGTGGTCCAATGGGACTCGAACTCGCGATATTCCTTTGCCATGGCCTGTCTCTTACCACTAAACCAAACTTTAACATCTTACACAATATagcatatataatatatatacatataaaatcgggaattttttttttccaaaaaggcaTGGGGGCATATGACCCCACGTGTCCTAAACTGGGTCCGCCCCTGCATGCACATAAGCTAGTATAATATATTTCATAAGGTTCGTAATAACCGTAAGGAGTTGAGAGTGTGGAGTAAGGCGAAGAATTTCAATGCTCGTAAGAAGATTAACGAGTTACAGGATAAAATTAAAGCAATTGGAGCAGGCCGGACTCAAGTGATGCAGGCCAAGTCAGAGTTTTGGAAAGGGATTTGGGTG
This region includes:
- the LOC131308316 gene encoding putative gamma-glutamylcyclotransferase At3g02910; translation: MLTLDCLDGSSVSILSCALALSSCFVGSGTGETTMEITVKPEAKRSLIFSYGTLKRGFANHNLMQHLISSNDAVYLGRYRTLDELPLVCGPYGVPFLLNLPAGPGRHPIRGELYGVSDPGLARIDELEGVTVGHYERFPVRLIKDREDGEGGAVVEAEAYYLNRSFGEEMWRRNGKVGFGEYTEKKAREYVRRDERPKERSFLEEIRLFVSSSSSSS